From Amblyraja radiata isolate CabotCenter1 chromosome 21, sAmbRad1.1.pri, whole genome shotgun sequence, a single genomic window includes:
- the LOC116984959 gene encoding plexin-C1-like, translating into MFGFIEAVSLDHYGCDDRKADCVFCTPQKSCTDSIVTSINPDRVASSERNTLSIVGKRLNVGSRASLQIHGMADHSADISNDCTIENSTLVKCVLPKAIHGKKTVCLLYDSEEDCAANRTAFLEYVTNIRVTEIHPAVSWLDGGRRMTISGKNFDVVKQMQISLSEGRRSWINCSADQGTWTCESPFMQNGIPGNYSVFFRLCGSEQQVNMIYHENPIFYNFTKVIDEKQLLITVMRKIDNLDLSKSDVKIFIPRGADGPLECNITAVMADKIKCVLITNDISISELEVSARDQLATDSELGSMSEEQCWLGDTMHLERHGVHIHQQLNAPIKDGNRTHIGGLLGLP; encoded by the exons ATGTTTGGCTTCATTGAAGCCGTGTCACTGGACC ATTATGGTTGTGATGACCGGAAGGCAGACTGTGTTTTCTGTACGCCACAAAAAAGTTGCACG GATTCGATCGTTACGTCTATAAATCCAGACCGTGTGGCCTCATCAGAGAGGAACACATTGAGCATTGTTGGGAAAAGGCTAAATGTTGGATCGAGAGCTTCACTGCAGATCCATGGGATGGCTGACCACAGTGCAGACAT ATCAAACGATTGCACGATTGAGAACAGCACTTTGGTGAAATGTGTATTACCAAAGGCAATCCATGGCAAGAAAACTGTGTGCTTGTTATATGATTCTGAAGAGGACTGTGCGGCTAACAGAACTGCTTTCCTGGAGTATGTCACCAACATCCGTGTGACTGAGATTCACCCAGCAGTATCCTGGCTTGA TGGAGGACGAAGAATGACAATAAGCGGCAAAAATTTTGATGTCGTTAAACAGATGCAGATATCATTATCTGAAGGTCGCAGGTCATGGATT AATTGTTCAGCTGATCAAGGGACCTGGACCTGTGAATCTCCATTTATGCAAAATGGGATTCCAGGTAACTACTCTGTATTTTTTCGCCTCTGTGGATCTGAGCAGCAAGTCAATATGATATACCACGAGAATCCTATATTTTACAACTTTACAAAGGTTATTGACGAAAAACAACTCCTGATAACAGTGATG CGAAAGATAGATAATTTAGATCTTTCTAAAAGTGACGTTAAGATCTTCATTCCCAGGGGTGCAGACGGTCCGTTGGAATGTAACATTACAGCAGTGATGGCCGACAAAATAAAATGTGTATTAATCACAAATGACATTTCAATATCAGAATTAGAG GTGAGTGCGAGGGATCAGTTGGCAACTGACTCTGAGCTCGGAAGCATGTCCGAGGAACAGTGCTGGCTGGGAGAtaccatgcacctggaaagacatggggtccacatacaccagcagcTCAACGCTCCAATCAAGGACGGAAATCGAACCCACATCGGGGgccttttgggcttaccataa